One part of the Arabidopsis thaliana chromosome 4, partial sequence genome encodes these proteins:
- the XDH2 gene encoding xanthine dehydrogenase 2, which translates to MEQNEFMEAIMYVNGVRRVLPDGLAHMTLLEYLRDLGLTGTKLGCGEGGCGSCTVMVSSYDRESKTCVHYAVNACLAPLYSVEGMHVISIEGVGHRKLGLHPLQESLASSHGSQCGFCTPGFVMSMYALLRSSKNSPSEEEIEECLAGNLCRCTGYRPIIDAFRVFAKSDDALYSGLSSLSLQDGSNICPSTGKPCSCGSKTTSEAATCNEDRFQSISYSDIDGAKYTDKELIFPPELLLRKLAPLKLGGNEGITWYRPVSLQNLLELKANFPDAKLLVGNTEVGIEMRLKRLQYPVLISAAQVPELNALNVNDNGIEVGSALRLSELLRLFRKVVKERPAHETSACKAFIEQLKWFAGTQIRNVACIGGNICTASPISDLNPLWMASRAEFRIINCNGDVRSIPAKDFFLGYRKVDMGSNEILLSVFLPWTRPLEYVKEFKQAHRRDDDIAIVNGGMRVFLEEKGQQLFVSDASIVYGGVAPLSLRARNTEELLIGKNWNKCLLQDALKVIQSDVLIKEGAPGGMVEFRKSLTLSFFFKFFLWVTHHVNNVNPTIETFPPSHMSAVQLVPRFSRIGKQDYETVKQGTSVGLPEVHLSARMQVTGEAEYTDDTPLPPCTLHAALVLSKVPHARILSVDDSAAKSSSGFVGLFLAKDVPGNNMIGPIVADEELFATDVVTCVGQVIGVLVADTHENAKTAARKVDVRYQELPAILSIKEAINAKSFHPNTERRLRKGDVELCFQSGQCDRIIEGEVQMGGQEHFYLEPNGSLVWTIDGGNEVHMISSTQAPQQHQKYVSHVLGLPMSKVVCKTKRLGGGFGGKETRSAFIAAAASVPSYLLNRPVKLILDRDVDMMITGHRHSFVGKYKVGFTNEGKILALDLEIYNNGGNSMDLSLSNLERAMFHSDNVYEIPHVRIVGNVCFTNFPSNTAFRGFGGPQGMLITENWIQRIAAELDKIPEEIKEMNFQVEGSITHYFQSLQHCTLHQLWKELKVSSNFLKTRREADEFNSHNRWKKRGVAMVPTKFGISFTTKFMNQAGALVHVYTDGTVLVTHGGVEMGQGLHTKVAQVAATAFNILLSSVFVSETSTDKVPNASPTAASASSDMYGAAVLDACEQIIARMEPVASKHNFNTFSENLNLIGYLEKGTHIDITHMELPLLKLR; encoded by the exons ATGGAGCAGAACGAGTTCATGGAGGCAATAATGTACGTTAATGGTGTTCGTAGAGTTTTGCCTGATGGATTAGCTCACATGACGCTTCTCGAATATCTCAGAG ATTTAGGATTGACCGGGACAAAGCTCGGATGCGGCGAAGGTGGTTGTGGGTCTTGCACCGTGATGGTGTCTAGTTATGACCGAGAGTCAAAGACATGTGT GCATTATGCTGTCAACGCTTGCCTAGCACCTCTCTACTCTGTAGAAGGGATGCATGTAATATCCATTGAAGGAGTTGGTCATCGGAAACTTGGCTTGCACCCTCTTCAG GAGTCATTGGCATCTTCGCATGGTTCTCAATGTGGGTTTTGTACTCCCGGTTTTGTCATGTCGATGTATGCCTTGTTGAGGTCAAGTAAAAACTCACCTTCTGAGGAGGAGATTGAAGAATGCCTTGCAGGAAATTTGTGTCGTTGTACTGGTTATAGACCCATCATTGATGCGTTTCGGGTTTTTGCAAAATCTGATGATGCTCTATACAGTGGTTTATCTTCACTTAGCCTTCAGGACGGTTCAAATATTTGTCCATCTACTGGCAAACCTTGTTCTTGTggatcaaaaacaacaagtgAAGCAGCTACTTGTAATGAAGATAGATTTCAGTCAATCTCTTATAGTGATATAGATGGAGCTAAGTATACAGATAAGGAGCTTATTTTTCCCCCTGAACTTCTGCTGAGGAAGTTAGCTCCCTTAAAGTTAGGGGGAAATGAGGGGATTACCTGGTATAGACCCGTAAGTCTTCAGAACTTGCTTGAACTCAAAGCAAATTTTCCTGATGCAAAACTACTGGTTGGTAACACGGAGGTGGGAATCGAAATGAGACTAAAGAGGTTACAGTATCCGGTGCTAATCTCTGCTGCTCAAGTCCCAGAACTCAACGCATTGAATGTCAATGACAATGGGATAGAGGTTGGTTCAGCTTTGAGACTTTCTGAACTCCTGAGGTTATTCAGGAAGGTAGTAAAGGAGCGTCCTGCACATGAAACATCAGCATGCAAGGCTTTTATCGAACAGCTGAAGTGGTTTGCTGGGACACAAATAAGAAATGTTGCTTGCATTGGTGGAAACATCTGTACAGCTAGTCCAATATCTGATTTAAATCCTCTTTGGATGGCTTCAAGAGCAGAGTTTCGGATAATCAACTGCAATGGAGATGTTAGATCTATACCTGCAAAAGATTTCTTCCTTGGCTATCGTAAAGTGGATATGGGAAGCAACGAGATCTTGTTGTCGGTATTCCTTCCATGGACAAGGCCTTTAGAGTATGTGAAAGAATTTAAGCAGGCCCATCGCAGGGATGATGATATAGCTATTGTCAATGGTGGAATGCGTGTGTTTCTTGAAGAGAAAGGGCAacaattgtttgtttctgatGCATCTATTGTTTATGGTGGTGTGGCTCCTCTTTCGTTGCGTGCAAGAAACACTGAGGAACTTCTAATTGGTAAGAATTGGAATAAATGTCTTCTGCAAGACGCACTTAAGGTCATACAGAGTGATGTCTTGATTAAGGAAGGTGCTCCTGGGGGAATGGTGGAGTTTCGCAAATCTCTAACcctaagcttcttctttaaatttttcttatgGGTTACTCATCATGTAAATAATGTAAATCCCACTATAGAGACCTTTCCACCCTCGCATATGTCAGCTGTGCAACTTGTTCCTCGGTTCTCTAGAATTGGAAAACAAGACTATGAGACAGTAAAACAGGGTACATCTGTTGGCTTGCCAGAGGTCCATCTTTCGGCAAGAATGCAG GTCACAGGGGAAGCAGAATATACTGATGATACCCCATTGCCGCCTTGTACCTTGCATGCTGCTTTAGTGCTAAGTAAAGTTCCACATGCCCGCATCCTTTCAGTTGATGATTCGGCAGCCAAATCTTCATCTGGTTTTGTTGGTCTGTTTCTTGCCAAAGATGTTCCCGGGAATAATATGATTGGACCAATTGTTGCCGACGAAGAATTATTTGCTACAGACGTGGTCACGTGTGTGGGacaa GTCATTGGTGTGCTTGTCGCGGATACACATGAAAATGCAAAAACTGCAGCAAGAAAAGTTGACGTTAGGTATCAGGAACTGCCAGCAATATTATCAATCAAGGAGGCGATTAATGCTAAAAGTTTCCATCCGAACACAGAGAGAAGGCTTAGAAAAGGGGATGTCGAGCTGTGCTTTCAATCTGGTCAGTGTGACAGAATAATAGAGGGAGAGGTTCAAATGGGTGGTCAGGAACACTTTTACTTGGAGCCTAATGGTAGTTTGGTTTGGACTATAGATGGAGGCAACGAAGTTCATATGATTTCATCCACACAA GCTCCTCAACAGCACCAGAAATATGTGTCTCATGTTCTTGGTCTTCCAATGTCTAAAGTGGTATGCAAAACCAAACGACTTGGTGGTGGCTTTGGTGGTAAGGAAACAAGATCAGCTTTCATTGCTGCAGCAGCTTCTGTTCCTTCCTACCTATTGAATCGACCCGTGAAACTCATACTGGACAGAGATGTGGACATGATGATTACTGGTCATCGCCATAGTTTCGTTGGAAAGTACAAG GTTGGATTTACGAACGAAGGGAAAATATTGGCGTTGGACCTTGAAATCTACAACAATGGTGGAAACTCTAtggatctctctctttctaatCTTGAACGTGCCATGTTTCACTCGGATAACGTTTATGAGATCCCACATGTGAGGATCGTTGGGAACGTTTGCTTTACTAATTTTCCCAGCAACACCGCTTTCCGAGGGTTTGGAGGGCCCCAAGGTATGCTTATAACTGAAAATTGGATTCAGAGAATTGCAGCTGAGCTGGATAAAATCcctgaagaaatcaaa GAGATGAACTTTCAAGTGGAAGGATCGATCACACATTACTTTCAGTCACTTCAGCACTGCACATTGCACCAACTCTGGAAAGAACTGAAAGTATCCAGCAACTTCCTAAAGACTCGTAGAGAAGCGGACGAGTTTAATAGTCATAATCGGTGGAAAAAGCGTGGTGTAGCTATGGTTCCCACAAAATTTGGCATATCCTTTACCACAAAGTTCATGAATCAG GCCGGTGCTCTTGTTCACGTTTACACCGATGGGACTGTTTTGGTGACACATGGAGGTGTTGAGATGGGCCAAGGGTTGCATACAAAGGTTGCTCAAGTTGCTGCAACGGCCTTTAACATTCTCCTTAGTTCGGTTTTTGTGTCAGAAACAAGCACCGACAAG GTTCCTAATGCGTCACCTACTGCTGCTTCTGCGAGTTCTGATATGTATGGTGCTGCAGTTTTAGACGCTTGTGAGCAGATTATAGCAAGAATGGAGCCTGTTGCATCTAAACACAATTTCAACACATTCTCTGAg AACTTGAATTTGATTGGGTATCTGGAAAAGGGAACGCATATAGATATTACACATATGGAGCTGCCTTTGCTGAAGTTGAGATAG